The DNA region TGAATCCCTCACGCCAGACCAATCCTTGTTTGAATCTGCCTGTCACCCGGTGACGCGCCGTTCCCCTATGCCGAGGCGAAGCGCCTCGATATCCAGTTCGTGTTCCAGGCGGTGCAAGACTTCGTCGCTGATCGCGCCGTCGTCACGGAGCCGAATCAAGGCTGATCGTTCAGCCGCTAACGCGGCTTCTCTGAGCCGAAGCAGCACATCACGGGTCTCTTGTGTACACTCGGTGGCAACGGTCCCATTCGGCGCGAATCGCTCCAGCCGCCGGTCATAATGGACCCGCAATTGATCGAGATGGTCGGGCTTCGGCCAGGTTTCGTTCTTCAATTCGCTGAGCCGCGACAGGGCTGCATCGGCGGCATGCCGACGTGCATGCCGCTCCTCTTGTTCTCCTTCCACCCCTTCCGTGATGCCGAGTCTTCGGATGAGCGGCGCCAAGGTTAATCCTTGCAGCACCAACGTGGCCAAAATCACGGAGAAACTCAGCAGAATAATTTCAGCGCGAAAGGGAAACGGAGCCCCTGAGCTGGTCGACATCGGTAAGGCCATCGCGCCGGCAAGCGTGACGATGCCCCTCATGCCTGTCCATGACACCAGAAAGAGAGCCGGCCACGGCGGCATCGGATCACGCGCACGAAGCGACGCGCTGAGCCAACGAGGAATCATCGCGGCCAACGGCACCCAGCCCAGCCGCACCAGGATAGCTGTCACGCTGATCAGTACACCACCAAGAATAAGGGATCCCACGCGATCAGTTGGAACGGCCGCCCGCAACGCGCCAAGCTGGAGTCCGATCAGGATGAAGATCA from Candidatus Nitrospira nitrosa includes:
- a CDS encoding Na+/H+ antiporter; translation: MVPGIPTVTLNPDLVFLVFLPPILWAAAYFTSLRDFRDNIRPISLLAVGLVLATTAAVAAAAHALLGFGWAEAVALGAIVSPPDAVSATAIGKRLNMPRRIVTILEGESLVNDATALVLYRAAVAAAVSGSFVFGDTLLQFLYAAVAGIAVGLLVGLVTRWALQVIGESSTEIAVTLLAPYVAWVLGESIHASAVLSCVTGGLYLRQHISRIVAPSTRLQGRAVWNVLVFLFNGVIFILIGLQLGALRAAVPTDRVGSLILGGVLISVTAILVRLGWVPLAAMIPRWLSASLRARDPMPPWPALFLVSWTGMRGIVTLAGAMALPMSTSSGAPFPFRAEIILLSFSVILATLVLQGLTLAPLIRRLGITEGVEGEQEERHARRHAADAALSRLSELKNETWPKPDHLDQLRVHYDRRLERFAPNGTVATECTQETRDVLLRLREAALAAERSALIRLRDDGAISDEVLHRLEHELDIEALRLGIGERRVTG